Within the Desulfovibrio sp. genome, the region GTCCCCTCGCCTAATCGAGAGAGGGTATTCCGACCAGGAAATCAACGCCTATTTCAACCAGCACAAAATCGCTTCTGGCGAGCAGGAAGTTTCGGCACAGGCCAGCCTGGGCGCATACTTTGAGCATGGGCTGCAAGGTTCTGTGTCCGGCTTGTGGGCGCGCGAAAAAATGCCCGACGCCGTAAACGAAACACAGATGAACAGTGCGGGATGGGCGGACAGGCTCTTCATGGGTGTCGGGCAAATAGTTGGCGACATCCCCGCCCTTGTGGCCGGTGGCGTAGCTGGCTCGCTTGGGGGCCCGGCTGCGCCCGTAACCATTCCGGCTTCGGCCATGGCGACTACTGAGGGCCTGCGCACCTATTACACGAAGCGCATCGCAGACGGCCATACCGAAGACTTCATATATCTTTCGGCTGTCCCTGATGCCCTTGCCAGTGGCGCAAAGGGGGCAGTCATTGGCGGGCTGACCGGCGGTGCTGGCAAGCTGGCTGGCCTTGGCGCAACTGCCGCTGGTCTTGGCTCTGTGGGCACAGGCGCCGCCACGGTTGCCGCCGAGGTTGCCACCATGCCGACGGCGGGCGCTGCCCTTGAAGGCAGGCTGCCGCACCCGCAAGAGTTCGTTGATGCTGGCCTGCTGGTTGTGACCTTGCACGGTATAAGCAACGTGCGCCATGTGCAGAAAATTGCTCAAGAAACTACACCCAAAATCAGAGACATCTACGCCAAGATAGGGAAAACGCCGGAAGAAATTGCACAGGCTGCGCAGACCGACCCGACAGTGCAGCAGGATATTCTGGCCATCAACCGGGATATTCCGGGGGCGTTTGCAGAAGAAACCAAAACAAGGCTGATTCGCAACGAAGATGTGCCGTCGGAGGAATTGCAGCACTACCTGCCGCGCAACTGGGCCAAGGCCGAATTGCTGGAGCGTGCCGGCCCGGAGGCTGTCAAGGAGGGCATAAGCCAAACGGTCGCCAAGGCCTTTTCCGGGGAGACTCCAGATCGCCTGCACTGGAATATGCTGCGCAAGACTGACGCTGCCAAGCTTTCCGCTGATTCCGGCATTACCATACCGGAAGGCATGGTGCATTCCATCGACTCCCGCGAAGTGCGCCATGCCATGAACGAACACGGTAATCCCGCAATCGAAAGTGCGCGAGGGCAAGAAGCTATTGTACCAGAAGACTATTTGAAGATTCCAGATGTTGTGAAGGGTTACGATTCTGTAACGGCCATCACGACAGACAAGGGTTTTCCAGGACTGATGTACAAAAAGCAGATCGACGGGTCTGTATACGTTGTGGAGGAGTTGCGCACAGGGAGAAAAGAACTCGCTTTCCTATCCCTTTGGAAGGGTAATAATAAAGAGAAGGCTTCCCCCTCTTTATCGCCCGAAACGACGGCGGTTGGACCCGACGCAAGAGATGCTAAGCCTTCTCAAAAATCAACCACGGTTGATGATTTAAATATAAGTTCTGTCGATCAGAAAGTAAACCCGGACACCCTGCAAAATTTCGGCGGCGGCACCCGCATCCCCACTGCTGAAGACAAGCCAGTGCTGCCCGAATCCGCGCTGAATCATGCGGACAGCGTGCCGCTTTCTGGTGTGGTTCAGGCCCTGGCCGATGCCCTTGAAGTGCCCATCCGCACGGGCAAAATGGGGCCATCCGGCAGAAAGGCCGAGGGCATCTACAAAATAACGCCAGAAGTTATCAGAACCCGCACAGCCAATGACGTAGCCACCGTCGTGCATGAGGCTGGGCATCACATTCAGAAGCAGCTTTTTGGCGATATTTCAGCCGCCCCACTGCGGGCTTTCCGTGATGAACTTGCCCCCATTGCCACAAAGCCACGCTCCGGCCAGTCTGCATTGCCGGAAGGATTCGCGGAATTCGTTGCCAAGTACGTGGTTGACCCCAAGGATGCGCTGGAGTCCGCCCCACGCTTTTACGAGCACTTTGAGAAACTGCTTGTTGACCGCGCGCCAGACTTCGGCAAGGCCCTTCTAAACGCGCGCGAAGCGGTCAAGCGATGGGCAGACCAGCCAGCCGCCCAAGAGGTTCTTTCACACATCAGCATTGAGGGCCGTGAAGGCGAGGGGCTTATTTCACGCCTGACCTCAAAGGACACATGGGACAAGGTGTACACCAATTTTGTTGATCGCCTGTACCCCCTAAAAAAGGCCACAGCTATTCTTGCAGAAGGCAAGGATTTGCCTGCTGACATAAACCCCTACACGCTGGCCCGCACGTTTGCCGGGGCCAAGGGCAAGGCCACACACTTTATTGAGCACTCGCCCTTCACCTATGGCAACTGGGAGAATGTAGGCAAGCCCCTGGCCGAGACCTTGCGGGCGGTGGAAAACCTGGACGAATTCAGAGCCTACCTTGTGTCACGGCGTGGGCTTGAGCTTGAGGGGCGGGGCATAAAATCCGGCATCCGTCCTGAGGCTATGCGCGCGACGGCTGAAAAACTGAACGAAAAGTATGAGCCGTTGGCCCGTGAGCTGGACGAATACCAGAACCATGTTGTGAATTACCTCGTGGATTCTGGATTGCTCGGCGCGGAAACGGCTGCCGCCATGCGGGAAATGAATCAAAACTATGTCCCCTTCTTCCGCGTCATGGAAAATGTCGATGGCTTTCTTGGGGGCGGAAAATCGCTTACTGGACGCAATCCCATACGGCGCATCAAGGGCAGCGGGCGTGACATTATTGACCCGCTGGAATCCATAATCAAGAACACCTACGCCATGATTGAAGCTGCGGAAAAGAACGGCATTGGCCGCGCCCTCACAGACCTTGCCAGTAAAACCGATGGGGCGGGCTGGCTGGTGGAAAAATTGCCCACGCCAAAAGCTGCGGTGCAGGTCAGAGTCGAAGATGTGAGCAAGGCGTTCATTGACTCCCTTGGCCCAATCAATCCCAGCGTGAAGACGTCAATAAAAGCACTGGCTGAATCTGCCGATATGGGGGAAATGCTCACATTCTGGCAGAACGCCGCCACATTGGACAAAAAAAGCCAGATCGCCGTTTTCCGTGACGGGAAGCGCGAAGTGTATCAGGCGGCCCCAGAAATTGCCGAGGTGATGAACGGCCTGAACACAGAAAGCGTGCCATTGCTGGTGAAGCTTATCTCCATTCCGGCAAAAATGCTGCGAGCCGGCGCCACGCTTACACCTGATTTTATGGTTCGCAATCTTATTCGTGATGCCGTTTCCACAGGCGTCCTTTCCCGTACAGGTTTCATCCCAGGGCTGGACACGGCCAAGGGGTTAAAGCGCGCAGTTACCAAGGATAACGTCTATTGGGATTGGGTGAAAGCCGGTGGCGACCAGGCCAGCCTTGTGAGCATGGACAGAACCACCCTTCAAACCACGCTCAAAGATATTGCGGCAACGGGCTACACAGAGCACGTTTGGAATGTGGTCAAGAATCCTTTGGAGCTACTGCGCCTAGGCTCTGAGCTTTCAGAAAAAATGACCCGCTTGGGAGAGTTCGGCAAAGGCGTGCAAAAGCACGGCAATGACAAGGCTGGGCTGATGCAGGCCGCCTATGA harbors:
- a CDS encoding LPD38 domain-containing protein, whose amino-acid sequence is MSPRLIERGYSDQEINAYFNQHKIASGEQEVSAQASLGAYFEHGLQGSVSGLWAREKMPDAVNETQMNSAGWADRLFMGVGQIVGDIPALVAGGVAGSLGGPAAPVTIPASAMATTEGLRTYYTKRIADGHTEDFIYLSAVPDALASGAKGAVIGGLTGGAGKLAGLGATAAGLGSVGTGAATVAAEVATMPTAGAALEGRLPHPQEFVDAGLLVVTLHGISNVRHVQKIAQETTPKIRDIYAKIGKTPEEIAQAAQTDPTVQQDILAINRDIPGAFAEETKTRLIRNEDVPSEELQHYLPRNWAKAELLERAGPEAVKEGISQTVAKAFSGETPDRLHWNMLRKTDAAKLSADSGITIPEGMVHSIDSREVRHAMNEHGNPAIESARGQEAIVPEDYLKIPDVVKGYDSVTAITTDKGFPGLMYKKQIDGSVYVVEELRTGRKELAFLSLWKGNNKEKASPSLSPETTAVGPDARDAKPSQKSTTVDDLNISSVDQKVNPDTLQNFGGGTRIPTAEDKPVLPESALNHADSVPLSGVVQALADALEVPIRTGKMGPSGRKAEGIYKITPEVIRTRTANDVATVVHEAGHHIQKQLFGDISAAPLRAFRDELAPIATKPRSGQSALPEGFAEFVAKYVVDPKDALESAPRFYEHFEKLLVDRAPDFGKALLNAREAVKRWADQPAAQEVLSHISIEGREGEGLISRLTSKDTWDKVYTNFVDRLYPLKKATAILAEGKDLPADINPYTLARTFAGAKGKATHFIEHSPFTYGNWENVGKPLAETLRAVENLDEFRAYLVSRRGLELEGRGIKSGIRPEAMRATAEKLNEKYEPLARELDEYQNHVVNYLVDSGLLGAETAAAMREMNQNYVPFFRVMENVDGFLGGGKSLTGRNPIRRIKGSGRDIIDPLESIIKNTYAMIEAAEKNGIGRALTDLASKTDGAGWLVEKLPTPKAAVQVRVEDVSKAFIDSLGPINPSVKTSIKALAESADMGEMLTFWQNAATLDKKSQIAVFRDGKREVYQAAPEIAEVMNGLNTESVPLLVKLISIPAKMLRAGATLTPDFMVRNLIRDAVSTGVLSRTGFIPGLDTAKGLKRAVTKDNVYWDWVKAGGDQASLVSMDRTTLQTTLKDIAATGYTEHVWNVVKNPLELLRLGSELSEKMTRLGEFGKGVQKHGNDKAGLMQAAYESRDIMDFSRRGKLTASFNLITAFFNASLQGLDRTARGAVENPRRFLVRTALFIGIPSILNAINNYGDNDVAEVPRAQRDMFWITPIGQGENKVLLRIPKPFEQGVMFGSTLERATEFILDAAHGKYGSVDTARQEAFRGLGKSMLDVSAPNLVPTAFAPIIEAFANRSLPFDRPIIPKNREGLLPEYQYTNNTTELTKALSSFVGTLPPVREMNTFSPARAENYIRGWTGGLGMYALQAVDAMSRKAGIVADPVKPAATLADVPFVRAFVIRHPSMGAESIQRFFDNYDEATGYLKSINALSKDFKYDDVANLLPYSVYQAVDGPHKALSEITKTIDFISKAPDMTPDEKRQMIDSMYFQAIEIARFGNQVFEALQDDVEKLKGRAERQ